A genomic segment from Pseudomonas sp. S09G 359 encodes:
- the queF gene encoding NADPH-dependent 7-cyano-7-deazaguanine reductase QueF (Catalyzes the NADPH-dependent reduction of 7-cyano-7-deazaguanine (preQ0) to 7-aminomethyl-7-deazaguanine (preQ1) in queuosine biosynthesis), with amino-acid sequence MHPAAEHSPLGKSSEYISTYTPSLLFPIPRAAKWAELGLSAETLPYKGVDFWNCFELSWLLPSGKPVVAIGEFSIPADSPNIIESKSFKLYLNSLNQTAFVDTQSLEATLRTDLSAAAGKPVTVRIRSLAEVEAEGVLALPGVCIDELDISVSNYEHPRPELLRCDESRIVEESVHSHLLKSNCPVTSQPDWGSVAVEYRGSALDHASLLEYIVSFRQHSDFHEQCVERIFLDLQRLLKPEKLTVYARYVRRGGLDINPYRSTEATQFQNLRLARQ; translated from the coding sequence ATGCATCCCGCAGCCGAACATTCGCCGCTGGGCAAGTCCAGTGAATACATCTCCACTTACACCCCTTCGTTGCTGTTCCCGATTCCGCGCGCCGCCAAGTGGGCCGAGCTGGGCCTGAGCGCCGAGACCCTGCCTTACAAAGGCGTGGATTTCTGGAACTGCTTCGAGTTGTCCTGGTTGCTGCCGTCGGGCAAGCCGGTGGTGGCCATCGGTGAATTCAGCATCCCGGCCGATTCGCCGAACATCATCGAATCCAAGTCGTTCAAGCTGTACCTCAACTCGCTGAACCAGACGGCGTTCGTCGATACCCAAAGCCTGGAAGCGACCCTGCGCACCGACCTCAGTGCGGCTGCCGGCAAGCCGGTGACTGTGCGCATCCGTAGCCTGGCCGAGGTCGAGGCCGAAGGTGTACTGGCTCTGCCAGGCGTGTGCATCGACGAGTTGGATATCAGTGTCAGCAATTACGAGCACCCGCGCCCGGAACTGCTGCGGTGCGATGAGTCGCGCATTGTCGAGGAGAGCGTGCACAGTCATTTGCTCAAATCCAACTGCCCGGTCACCAGCCAGCCGGATTGGGGCAGCGTGGCGGTGGAGTACCGCGGTTCGGCGCTGGACCACGCCAGCCTGTTGGAATATATCGTCAGCTTTCGCCAGCACTCGGACTTCCACGAGCAATGTGTGGAGCGCATCTTCCTGGACCTGCAGCGCCTGCTGAAGCCGGAGAAATTGACTGTGTATGCGCGGTATGTGCGGCGGGGCGGGTTGGATATCAACCCGTATCGCAGTACTGAGGCTACGCAGTTCCAAAACCTGCGCCTGGCTCGTCAGTAG
- a CDS encoding heavy metal sensor histidine kinase: MIKHLSLTSRLALLFAACTAVVSLLAGVLFNHASEAHFIELDQQLLDSKLIALRSTLQGVDSPETFTQREAQLRAELNRQPDLALRITAAGRRWLDTAPNVSLPTAPGLHSLQNAGTDYRVYNAPLLAGQADSPQLSLMLDITHHQHFLQRMQHLIWLTVGLSALATALLGAWAARSGLRPLRRMSEVAAGVSAHSLTQRLPQQPMPAELAELAQAFNAMLGRLDDAFQRLSAFSADIAHELRTPLSNLLTQTQVILTQPRPLEDYREALHSNLEELQWMAQLVNDMLYLAKADHGLLVPKREPLALADEVEALLEFFALLAEDAHVRLVREGTAQTLGDRGMLRRALSNLLDNALRFTPAGGEVRVRMVDGVTLTVENTGEGIPAQLLPRLFDRFYRADPARHEGSSEHAGLGLAITQSIVRAHGGRIYCESGAGWTRFVIELPAVG, translated from the coding sequence TTGATCAAGCACCTTTCGCTGACCAGCCGCTTGGCGTTGCTGTTTGCCGCGTGTACCGCCGTGGTATCGCTGCTCGCCGGCGTGCTGTTCAACCACGCCAGTGAGGCGCACTTTATCGAGCTGGACCAGCAACTGCTCGACAGCAAGCTCATCGCCCTGCGCAGCACTTTGCAGGGTGTCGATTCGCCGGAGACCTTCACCCAACGCGAAGCCCAACTGCGCGCCGAACTCAACCGCCAACCGGACCTCGCCCTGCGCATCACCGCCGCCGGCCGGCGCTGGCTGGACACCGCCCCCAACGTCAGCCTGCCCACCGCGCCCGGCCTGCACAGCCTGCAAAATGCCGGCACCGATTACCGGGTGTACAACGCGCCATTGCTGGCCGGCCAAGCGGATTCACCACAACTGAGCCTGATGCTGGACATCACCCACCACCAGCATTTCCTGCAACGCATGCAGCATTTGATCTGGCTCACCGTCGGCCTCTCGGCCCTGGCCACCGCGTTGCTGGGCGCCTGGGCCGCACGCAGCGGGCTGCGGCCGCTGCGGCGCATGAGCGAAGTGGCCGCTGGCGTCTCGGCCCACTCGCTGACCCAGCGCCTGCCCCAACAACCGATGCCGGCCGAACTGGCCGAGCTGGCGCAGGCCTTCAACGCCATGCTGGGTCGGCTGGACGACGCGTTCCAGCGCCTTTCGGCCTTCTCCGCCGACATCGCCCACGAACTGCGCACGCCCCTGTCGAACCTGCTGACCCAGACCCAGGTCATCCTCACCCAGCCGCGCCCGCTGGAGGATTACCGCGAGGCGCTGCACAGCAACCTCGAAGAGCTGCAATGGATGGCGCAACTGGTCAACGACATGCTCTACCTGGCCAAGGCCGATCATGGGCTGCTGGTGCCCAAGCGCGAACCCTTGGCACTGGCCGATGAAGTCGAGGCGTTACTGGAGTTCTTTGCCTTGCTGGCCGAGGACGCTCACGTCAGGCTGGTGCGCGAAGGCACGGCGCAAACCCTGGGTGATCGCGGTATGTTGCGCCGGGCGCTGTCGAACCTGCTCGATAACGCGCTGCGGTTTACCCCAGCGGGCGGCGAAGTGCGGGTACGCATGGTGGATGGCGTGACACTCACGGTTGAAAACACCGGAGAAGGCATCCCAGCGCAATTGTTACCGAGGTTGTTTGACCGCTTCTACCGGGCTGACCCGGCGCGCCATGAAGGCAGCAGCGAGCATGCGGGGCTGGGGCTGGCGATTACCCAGTCGATAGTGCGGGCGCATGGGGGGCGGATTTATTGTGAGTCTGGGGCGGGGTGGACGCGGTTTGTGATTGAGTTGCCAGCCGTCGGTTGA
- a CDS encoding phosphatase, whose protein sequence is MPHAEIASANAPALTAVLFGLSGCLVDFGSQARTDAPSPDSQATPGALKILRSLKEQGVPCAWLDELPPEVSLPLSATLPGWLKAASPSAIRWPAPHACWQALMELNIERLEGCVLVSGEPRLLQSGLNAGLWTIGLASCGSLCGLAPEQWQALSEQEREHKRGKATMALYALGVHSVIDHLGELGSCLADISLRQLKGEKP, encoded by the coding sequence ATGCCTCACGCCGAAATTGCCAGCGCCAACGCGCCCGCCTTGACTGCTGTTCTGTTCGGGCTGAGTGGTTGCCTGGTGGACTTTGGTTCCCAGGCCCGCACCGATGCCCCCTCCCCTGATTCCCAGGCCACGCCAGGCGCGCTGAAAATCCTGCGCAGCCTCAAGGAACAAGGCGTCCCCTGCGCCTGGCTGGATGAACTGCCGCCCGAAGTCAGCCTCCCGCTGTCCGCCACACTCCCAGGCTGGCTGAAGGCCGCATCGCCCTCCGCCATTCGCTGGCCTGCACCCCATGCTTGCTGGCAGGCCTTGATGGAACTGAACATCGAACGCCTGGAAGGCTGCGTGCTGGTCAGCGGCGAACCGCGCTTGCTGCAATCCGGGCTCAATGCAGGGCTGTGGACCATCGGCCTGGCGTCCTGCGGCTCACTGTGCGGGCTGGCACCCGAGCAATGGCAGGCACTGAGCGAGCAGGAGCGCGAGCACAAGCGCGGCAAGGCCACCATGGCGCTGTACGCGCTGGGCGTGCACTCGGTGATCGATCACCTGGGCGAACTCGGCAGTTGCCTGGCCGACATCAGCCTGCGCCAACTCAAAGGCGAGAAGCCCTGA
- a CDS encoding DUF4404 family protein, whose translation MPDRKKLEEQVEILRGQLEQQPPLPEEKREALEELIAKFEVQLELEPATQTPSIADDVNRAVEGFELDHPGIAGTLRNIVITLGNIGI comes from the coding sequence ATGCCTGATCGCAAAAAGTTGGAAGAACAGGTCGAGATCCTGCGCGGGCAGTTGGAACAGCAACCTCCGCTGCCGGAAGAAAAGCGTGAAGCGCTGGAAGAGTTGATTGCCAAATTCGAAGTGCAACTTGAATTGGAACCGGCCACCCAAACCCCAAGCATCGCCGACGATGTGAACCGGGCGGTAGAAGGCTTCGAATTGGACCACCCGGGCATTGCCGGGACATTGCGCAATATTGTGATTACCTTGGGCAATATCGGGATCTAA
- the lolD gene encoding lipoprotein-releasing ABC transporter ATP-binding protein LolD, with product MSEKAILSCRNLGKSYEEGPESVVVLSNLQLELHPGERVAIVGSSGSGKSTLLNLLGGLDTPSQGSVWLAGEELSALGEKARGQLRNRSLGFVYQFHHLLPEFTALENVCMPLLIGKTAIPEARQRAKALLDRVGLGHRLEHKPAELSGGERQRVAIARALVNNPGLVMLDEPTGNLDSHTAQGIKDLMLELSTQMRTAFLVVTHDMSMARQMDRVLHLQEGHLVAI from the coding sequence ATGAGTGAAAAAGCAATCCTGAGCTGCCGCAACCTGGGCAAATCCTACGAGGAAGGCCCGGAATCCGTGGTGGTGCTGTCCAACCTGCAGTTGGAACTGCACCCGGGCGAGCGCGTGGCGATCGTCGGCAGTTCCGGCTCCGGCAAAAGTACCTTGCTCAACCTGTTGGGCGGCCTCGATACGCCGTCCCAGGGCAGCGTATGGCTGGCCGGCGAAGAACTCTCGGCCCTCGGTGAAAAAGCCCGTGGCCAGTTGCGCAACCGTTCGTTGGGTTTCGTCTACCAGTTCCACCACCTGCTGCCGGAATTCACCGCCCTGGAAAACGTGTGCATGCCGCTGCTGATCGGCAAGACCGCGATCCCGGAAGCCCGCCAACGCGCCAAGGCCCTGCTCGACCGCGTCGGCCTCGGCCATCGCCTGGAGCACAAGCCGGCCGAACTGTCCGGCGGCGAGCGCCAGCGTGTGGCCATTGCGCGTGCGCTGGTCAACAACCCGGGCCTGGTGATGCTCGACGAGCCTACCGGCAACCTCGACTCCCACACCGCCCAGGGCATCAAGGACTTGATGCTGGAACTGAGCACCCAGATGCGCACCGCGTTCCTGGTGGTGACCCATGACATGAGCATGGCCCGGCAGATGGACCGCGTGTTGCACCTGCAGGAAGGTCATCTGGTCGCCATCTGA
- a CDS encoding heavy metal response regulator transcription factor, which yields MKLLIVEDQPKTGHYLRQGLAEAGFTTELVADGTSGQHLALTGDYDLLILDVMLPGRDGWQILQAVRNAGLEIPVLFLTARDAVEDRVHGLELGADDYLVKPFAFSELLARVRSLLRRGNSTPQETALQLADLRLDLIRRRVERDGQRIDLTAKEFALLELLLRRQGEVLPKSLIASQVWDMNFDSDTNIIEVAIRRLRLKVDDNFPNKLIHTVRGMGYVLEERFH from the coding sequence ATGAAACTGCTGATCGTCGAAGACCAACCGAAAACCGGCCACTACTTGCGCCAGGGCCTGGCCGAAGCGGGGTTTACCACCGAATTGGTGGCCGACGGCACCAGCGGCCAGCACTTGGCGCTCACCGGGGATTACGACCTGCTGATCCTCGATGTGATGCTGCCCGGCCGCGACGGCTGGCAGATCCTCCAGGCGGTGCGCAATGCCGGCCTGGAGATCCCCGTGCTGTTCCTCACCGCCCGCGACGCCGTGGAAGACCGCGTGCATGGCCTTGAACTGGGTGCCGACGACTACCTGGTCAAGCCTTTCGCCTTTTCCGAACTGCTGGCACGCGTACGCAGCCTGTTACGCCGAGGCAACAGCACGCCCCAGGAAACCGCACTGCAACTCGCCGACCTGCGCCTGGACCTGATTCGCCGCCGCGTCGAACGCGACGGCCAGCGCATCGACCTCACCGCCAAGGAGTTCGCCCTGCTGGAACTGCTGCTGCGCCGCCAGGGCGAAGTGCTGCCCAAGTCGCTGATCGCCTCCCAGGTGTGGGACATGAACTTCGACAGCGACACCAACATCATCGAAGTGGCGATCCGCCGCCTGCGCCTAAAAGTCGACGACAACTTCCCCAACAAGCTGATCCACACCGTGCGCGGCATGGGTTATGTGCTGGAGGAACGCTTCCATTGA
- a CDS encoding PilZ domain-containing protein — MSEHERDYAEKRDFIRMRVDADVSLIHAGQEIAGVCVDLSSSGMQVQAPRQFQVGDQLTVRIDSEHAALKGLEADTEVVWTKATGADQHLGLKILKMR; from the coding sequence GTGAGCGAGCACGAGCGCGACTACGCCGAAAAACGCGACTTCATCCGCATGCGAGTGGATGCCGACGTGTCACTGATCCACGCCGGGCAAGAGATTGCCGGGGTTTGCGTGGACCTTTCCAGCTCCGGGATGCAGGTACAGGCGCCTCGCCAGTTCCAGGTGGGCGACCAACTGACCGTGCGCATCGATTCAGAGCACGCCGCCCTCAAGGGCCTGGAGGCGGACACCGAAGTGGTCTGGACCAAGGCCACCGGTGCAGACCAGCACTTGGGCCTCAAGATCCTGAAAATGCGCTGA
- a CDS encoding plastocyanin/azurin family copper-binding protein, with the protein MALRTPLLLAGCLMTLSLYVAADTAHTYAFGQPAAASKATRTVEVTLQDISFSPKSLDVKAGETVRFVLVNKGQLLHEFNLGDAAMHAEHQKEMLQMQASGMLTATGMGKMDHSAMGHGDMGGMKHDDPNSVLVEPGKTAELTWTFTQATGLEFACNLPGHYQAGMVGKLTVE; encoded by the coding sequence ATGGCGTTGCGTACACCCCTGTTGTTGGCGGGCTGCCTGATGACATTGAGCTTATATGTGGCGGCCGATACGGCCCACACCTATGCATTCGGCCAGCCGGCAGCGGCGAGCAAGGCCACGCGTACGGTGGAAGTAACCCTGCAGGATATTTCCTTTTCGCCCAAGTCCCTTGACGTGAAAGCCGGTGAGACGGTGCGCTTTGTGCTGGTCAACAAAGGCCAGCTGCTGCACGAATTCAACCTGGGCGACGCGGCGATGCACGCCGAACACCAGAAGGAAATGTTGCAGATGCAGGCCAGCGGCATGCTCACCGCGACCGGCATGGGCAAGATGGACCACAGCGCCATGGGGCATGGCGATATGGGCGGCATGAAGCATGACGACCCCAACAGCGTATTGGTGGAACCGGGCAAGACCGCCGAGCTGACCTGGACCTTCACCCAGGCTACGGGCCTGGAGTTCGCCTGCAACCTTCCCGGGCACTACCAGGCGGGGATGGTCGGCAAGCTGACCGTTGAGTAA
- the rssC gene encoding anti-sigma factor antagonist RssC → MSTGRIQFAEQDGTFVLKFVGEVRLTLCSALDATIERIFTALNFSAIVIDLTETRSIDSTTLGLLAKLSILSRQKVGLLPTVVTTHEDITRLLQSMGFDQVFNIVDRPIPCPECLTDLPSQDQSEEVVRVKVLEAHKILMGLNESNREAFHDLVNALERH, encoded by the coding sequence ATGAGTACCGGAAGAATCCAATTCGCCGAGCAAGACGGGACTTTCGTCCTGAAATTTGTCGGTGAAGTGCGCCTGACCTTGTGTTCGGCGCTGGATGCGACGATTGAGCGGATTTTCACAGCGTTGAATTTTTCGGCGATCGTGATCGATCTGACTGAAACCCGCAGCATCGATAGCACCACCCTTGGCCTGCTGGCCAAGTTGTCCATTCTGTCTCGGCAGAAGGTCGGCCTGTTGCCAACGGTCGTCACCACCCACGAAGACATCACCCGTCTGCTGCAATCCATGGGCTTTGACCAGGTGTTCAACATCGTTGATCGCCCTATCCCTTGCCCGGAATGCCTGACCGACCTGCCGTCCCAGGACCAGTCCGAGGAAGTGGTGCGGGTCAAGGTGCTGGAAGCGCACAAGATCCTGATGGGCCTGAACGAGTCCAATCGCGAAGCGTTCCATGACCTCGTGAATGCGCTGGAACGCCACTAA
- a CDS encoding lipoprotein-releasing ABC transporter permease subunit, with the protein MFRPLSIFIGTRYTRAKRRNRFVSFISMTSMIGLALGVLAMIVVLSVMNGFQREMSSRILGMVPHATIVGVNPIDDWQPVAAAAMKNPEVTAAVPFTQMDGMFSYKGAMQPIEISGVDPAQEGKVSIVAQHIVRGKLEDLKPGEFGVVVGEITARRFRLNVGDKLTLIVPEISTAPGGITPRMQRLNVVGIFKVGAELDGSMALIHMADAAEIQHWQPNQVQSVRLAVKDLYAAPKVSTDIAGSLGAAYKADDWTHTQGSLFSAMKMEKTMIGLLLLMIVAVAAFNIIATLIMVVNDKGADIAILRTIGATPRQIMAIFMVQGTVIGIVGTLIGGVLGVIAALNVSELVGWLERVTGQHIFSSDVYFVSNLPSELQGGDVLLICTAGFVLSFLATLYPAYRAAKIEPAHALRYS; encoded by the coding sequence ATGTTCAGACCGTTATCGATTTTCATCGGCACGCGCTATACCCGCGCCAAGCGCCGCAATCGTTTTGTTTCATTTATCTCGATGACCTCGATGATCGGCCTCGCCCTGGGCGTGCTGGCGATGATCGTGGTGTTGTCGGTGATGAACGGCTTTCAGCGCGAAATGAGTTCGCGCATCCTCGGTATGGTGCCCCACGCCACTATCGTCGGCGTCAACCCGATTGATGATTGGCAGCCGGTGGCCGCTGCCGCGATGAAGAACCCGGAAGTCACTGCCGCCGTACCGTTCACACAGATGGATGGCATGTTTTCCTACAAGGGCGCCATGCAGCCGATCGAGATCAGCGGCGTCGACCCGGCCCAGGAAGGCAAGGTGTCGATCGTGGCCCAGCATATCGTGCGGGGCAAACTGGAGGACTTGAAACCCGGTGAGTTCGGTGTGGTGGTGGGGGAGATCACCGCGCGGCGGTTTCGCCTGAATGTGGGCGACAAGCTGACCCTGATCGTCCCGGAAATCAGCACCGCGCCGGGGGGTATCACTCCGCGCATGCAGCGTTTGAACGTGGTCGGTATTTTCAAGGTCGGTGCCGAGCTGGATGGCTCCATGGCCCTGATCCATATGGCTGACGCCGCAGAGATACAGCATTGGCAGCCAAACCAGGTGCAAAGCGTGCGCCTGGCGGTGAAGGACTTGTACGCGGCGCCCAAGGTGTCGACGGACATCGCCGGCAGCCTCGGCGCCGCTTACAAGGCTGACGACTGGACCCACACCCAGGGCAGCCTGTTCAGCGCGATGAAGATGGAAAAGACCATGATTGGCTTGTTGCTGCTGATGATCGTCGCCGTGGCGGCGTTCAATATCATCGCCACGTTGATCATGGTGGTGAACGACAAGGGCGCGGATATCGCTATCCTGCGTACCATCGGCGCCACGCCCCGGCAGATCATGGCGATCTTCATGGTGCAGGGCACGGTGATCGGCATTGTCGGCACCTTGATCGGCGGTGTGCTCGGCGTGATTGCGGCGCTGAATGTGAGTGAACTGGTGGGCTGGCTGGAGCGGGTGACCGGGCAGCATATCTTCAGTTCGGATGTTTACTTCGTCAGCAACCTGCCTTCGGAGCTGCAAGGTGGGGATGTGCTGCTGATTTGCACGGCCGGGTTTGTATTGAGCTTTTTGGCAACGCTTTACCCGGCGTATCGCGCGGCGAAGATTGAACCGGCGCATGCGCTGAGATATTCGTAA
- the tal gene encoding transaldolase, producing MTSKLEQLKQFTTVVADTGDFSTLAKLKPQDATTNPSLLLKAASIPGYAKLLEECVQDCNGDVGLASDRFAVAVGQEILKVVPGRISTEVDARLSFDTDAVLKRAHRLIDLYEKAGVGRDRVLIKIAATWEGIRAAEKLEKEGIQTNLTLLFSFAQAVACAEVGVFLISPFVGRIYDWYKKANGNDYTGADDPGVQSVTRIYNYYKANGYKTVVMGASFRNLSQIEELAGCDRLTISPDLLEKLAADEGKLERKLSPGHAGEARVHLTEAQFRWESNEDAMATEKLAEGIRQFARDQEKLEALLTAKL from the coding sequence ATGACTTCCAAGCTGGAACAACTCAAGCAGTTCACCACCGTAGTAGCGGATACCGGCGACTTTTCCACCCTCGCCAAGCTCAAGCCGCAAGACGCCACCACCAACCCTTCCCTGCTGCTCAAGGCTGCCTCTATCCCGGGCTATGCCAAGCTGCTGGAAGAATGCGTGCAGGATTGCAACGGTGATGTTGGCCTGGCCAGCGACCGCTTTGCGGTGGCAGTGGGTCAAGAGATCTTGAAAGTGGTACCAGGGCGCATCTCCACCGAAGTGGATGCCCGCCTGTCATTCGACACCGACGCCGTACTCAAGCGCGCGCACCGTCTGATCGACTTGTATGAAAAGGCCGGCGTAGGCCGTGACCGCGTGCTGATCAAGATCGCCGCCACCTGGGAAGGCATCCGCGCCGCAGAGAAGCTGGAAAAAGAAGGCATCCAGACCAACCTGACCCTGCTGTTTTCCTTCGCCCAGGCCGTGGCCTGCGCGGAAGTCGGCGTGTTCCTGATCTCGCCGTTCGTGGGCCGTATCTACGACTGGTACAAGAAGGCCAACGGCAACGACTACACCGGTGCCGATGATCCGGGCGTGCAGTCCGTGACGCGCATCTACAACTACTACAAGGCCAATGGCTACAAGACCGTGGTGATGGGTGCGAGCTTCCGCAACCTCAGCCAGATCGAAGAACTGGCCGGTTGCGATCGCCTGACCATCAGCCCGGACCTGCTGGAGAAGCTGGCGGCGGATGAAGGCAAGCTGGAGCGCAAGCTGTCGCCAGGCCATGCGGGTGAAGCGCGGGTGCATTTGACTGAAGCGCAGTTCCGTTGGGAGTCCAACGAAGATGCGATGGCCACCGAGAAGCTGGCCGAAGGCATCCGTCAGTTTGCTCGGGACCAGGAGAAGCTGGAGGCGTTGCTGACTGCCAAGCTGTAA
- the rssB gene encoding two-component system response regulator RssB, translated as MQKTSATLLIIDDDEVVRASLAAYLEDSGFSVLQASNGQQGLQVFERDQPDLVICDLRMPQMGGLELIRQVTERAPQTPVIVVSGAGVMNDAVEALRLGAADYLIKPLEDLAVLEHSVRRALDRARLLVENQRYREKLETANRELEASLNLLQEDQNAGRQVQMNMLPVSPWSIDEFKFAHQIIPSLYLSGDFVDYFRVDERRVAFYLADVSGHGASSAFVTVLLKFMTTRLLFESKRNGTLPEFTPSEVLGHINRGLISCKLGKHVTMVGGVIDEETGLLTYSIGGHLPMPVLYTPDSVRYLEGRGLPVGLFNEATYEDHILELPPTFSLTLMSDGILDLLPEPTLKEKEAALPQKVKSAGGSLDGLRQVFGLATLGEMPDDIALLVLSRNL; from the coding sequence ATGCAAAAAACCAGTGCCACGCTGCTGATAATCGATGACGACGAAGTAGTGCGCGCGAGCCTCGCGGCCTATTTGGAAGACAGTGGCTTCAGCGTCCTGCAGGCCAGTAATGGCCAACAGGGTCTCCAGGTGTTCGAGCGCGACCAGCCCGACCTCGTGATCTGCGATCTGCGCATGCCCCAGATGGGCGGCTTGGAGCTGATTCGCCAGGTGACCGAGCGTGCGCCGCAGACGCCGGTGATTGTCGTGTCCGGCGCCGGGGTGATGAACGATGCCGTCGAGGCCCTGCGCCTGGGCGCCGCCGACTACCTGATCAAACCCCTGGAAGACCTTGCAGTGCTGGAGCACTCGGTGCGCCGTGCCCTGGATCGTGCACGCCTGCTGGTAGAAAACCAGCGTTACCGCGAAAAGCTCGAAACCGCCAACCGCGAACTCGAAGCCAGCCTGAACCTGCTGCAGGAAGACCAGAACGCCGGTCGCCAGGTGCAGATGAACATGCTGCCGGTCAGCCCGTGGAGCATCGACGAGTTCAAGTTCGCGCACCAGATCATCCCGTCGTTGTACCTGTCGGGTGATTTTGTCGACTACTTCCGCGTTGATGAGCGCCGCGTCGCGTTCTACTTGGCCGACGTGTCCGGCCATGGGGCTTCCTCTGCTTTTGTCACCGTGTTGTTGAAGTTCATGACCACACGGTTGTTGTTCGAATCCAAACGCAATGGCACCTTGCCGGAGTTCACCCCCTCCGAGGTGCTGGGCCACATCAACCGAGGCCTGATCAGCTGCAAGCTGGGCAAGCACGTAACGATGGTGGGCGGCGTGATTGACGAAGAAACCGGTCTTTTGACCTACAGCATTGGCGGTCACCTGCCGATGCCGGTTTTGTACACTCCTGACAGTGTGCGCTACCTGGAAGGACGTGGTCTGCCCGTGGGCTTGTTCAATGAAGCCACCTACGAAGACCACATTCTGGAGCTGCCACCGACATTCAGCCTTACACTGATGTCCGATGGCATCCTGGACCTTCTTCCAGAGCCTACACTCAAAGAGAAGGAAGCCGCCTTGCCCCAAAAGGTCAAGTCGGCGGGCGGCAGCCTGGATGGCCTGCGGCAGGTTTTTGGATTGGCCACGCTAGGGGAGATGCCGGATGATATCGCCCTATTGGTGTTGAGCAGGAATCTTTGA
- a CDS encoding VacJ family lipoprotein produces MRWSHYFAQLSVCATVLLAPFAAQAASEDDPWESVNRPIFTFNDTVDTYALKPLAQGYQFVTPQFVQDGVHNFFRNIGDVGNLANNVLQLKPHAAGVDTARLLMNTTFGVLGFIDVGTKMGLQRSDEDFGQTLGYWGVGSGPYVMLPLLGPSTVRDAPSKYVDSYTQPYRYMNDIGWRNSTFGLNIVDTRASLLDSEKLITGDKYTFIRNAYLQNREFKVKDGKVVDDF; encoded by the coding sequence ATGCGCTGGAGCCATTACTTCGCTCAGCTGTCGGTGTGTGCCACCGTCCTGCTGGCCCCATTCGCTGCCCAGGCTGCATCGGAAGATGACCCGTGGGAAAGCGTCAACCGTCCGATCTTCACCTTTAACGATACCGTTGATACCTACGCCCTCAAGCCATTGGCCCAAGGCTATCAGTTCGTGACCCCGCAATTCGTGCAGGACGGCGTTCACAACTTCTTCCGCAATATCGGCGATGTCGGCAACCTGGCCAACAACGTGCTGCAGCTCAAGCCGCATGCGGCGGGGGTAGACACTGCGCGTCTGCTGATGAACACCACCTTCGGTGTGCTCGGCTTTATCGATGTAGGCACCAAAATGGGGCTGCAGCGCAGCGACGAAGACTTCGGCCAGACCCTCGGCTACTGGGGCGTTGGCAGCGGTCCTTACGTGATGTTGCCGCTGCTGGGTCCAAGCACCGTGCGTGACGCGCCGTCCAAGTACGTGGACAGCTACACCCAGCCGTACCGCTACATGAACGATATTGGCTGGCGCAACAGCACCTTCGGCCTGAACATCGTCGACACCCGTGCCAGCTTGCTCGACAGCGAGAAGTTGATCACCGGTGACAAGTACACCTTTATCCGCAACGCCTACCTGCAGAACCGCGAGTTCAAGGTCAAGGATGGCAAGGTCGTCGACGACTTTTAA